In Rutidosis leptorrhynchoides isolate AG116_Rl617_1_P2 chromosome 2, CSIRO_AGI_Rlap_v1, whole genome shotgun sequence, one genomic interval encodes:
- the LOC139891453 gene encoding probable WRKY transcription factor 40: MVETFLGIDLNVTPFHKHDDTQKANDDFGGKMNQMCLENKKLRESLTVICENNKFLQNHVNQLLMQDQDLLVPSPNKRKFGHCDKCNTCGSSDSPHQGSLKRPNNGITKAYRRTDPSDNSLVVKDGYQWRKYGQKVTRDNPSPRAYYKCSFAPSCPVKRKVQRSVNDANLLVVIYEGEHNHEDCIENIETENDYINKSRFNTTTDLGKFDDVLVEKMANSLRRNPDFIEELAEAITSKILECD, from the exons ATGGTGGAGACTTTTTTAGGCATTGATCTCAACGTCACACCCTTCCACAAACATGATGATACCCAA AAGGCCAATGATGATTTCGGAGGGAAGATGAACCAAATGTGCTTAGAGAACAAGAAGCTAAGGGAGAGCTTAACAGTTATTTGTGAGAACAACAAGTTCCTCCAAAACCATGTTAACCAATTACTAATGCAAGATCAAGATTTATTAGTACCTAGTCCAAATAAAAGAAAATTCGGCCATTGTGACAAATGCAACACTTGCGGAAGCAGCGACAGTCCTCATCAAGGATCGTTGAAAAGGCCAAACAACGGCATCACAAAAGCATATAGACGGACGGATCCGTCAGACAATAGCTTG GTAGTAAAGGATGGATACCAGTGGAGAAAGTATGGACAGAAGGTCACCAGAGATAACCCTTCTCCTAGGGCATATTACAAGTGCTCTTTTGCACCATCTTGCCCAGTTAAAAGGAAG GTACAAAGAAGTGTGAATGATGCCAATCTCCTAGTCGTCATTTATGAAGGCGAACACAACCATGAGGATTGCATAGAGAATATTGAAACTGAAAACGATTACATTAATAAGAGTAGGTTTAACACTACAACGGATTTAGGGAAATTTGATGATGTGTTAGTTGAAAAAATGGCTAATTCTTTAAGAAGAAACCCTGATTTTATTGAAGAACTTGCAGAGGCAATTACTTCCAAGATCTTGGAATGCGATTGA